One Defluviimonas sp. SAOS-178_SWC DNA window includes the following coding sequences:
- a CDS encoding pilus assembly protein TadG-related protein, which translates to MTNNRDTGTFAKDEDGAILVFWAMALAVVLGMVALSFDIGRVAATQSELQAYADHVALAAAGELDGRPDSIIRARNAATNLIADSQTFGLGAQALTSADFTLDFFAALPGNDTTPLPPAPNPNPPAPRNAIYARVTLEPKTVPYTFGAALQVLTGSARVDPNVGATAVAGFTQYACDITPMMFCIPGPTFDASDPATIGDMIRLRSGGQGAAWGPGNFGFLEPSTLALDSTGNCAGAGGTGPMLRCVLGAVGSITQCFAQRGVDTEPGQKVGITNAALNTRFDMWTGAMKNEMNNPVFAPAPNVIKGLETSGGNSCNWNNPQPTTDTLAIPRDDCFPGCAPYGDGTWSTGRAAYVTKNYGGTDPHPGATTRYEYYLAEIASAGGAGSSSSILTGLSETGRPMCSPNQAPDPERRVIIAAGIDCAANPISGSAQAVPVHQFVKMFITEPVVDNGGSVSSLDIYAEIIGSAGGNGGSGGSAGIIHDVVQLYR; encoded by the coding sequence ATGACGAACAACCGCGACACCGGGACCTTCGCGAAGGACGAGGACGGCGCCATTCTGGTCTTCTGGGCCATGGCGCTGGCGGTGGTGCTTGGCATGGTTGCGCTGTCCTTCGACATCGGCCGCGTCGCCGCGACGCAGTCCGAGTTGCAGGCTTACGCCGATCACGTGGCTCTTGCAGCGGCCGGAGAGCTTGACGGCCGCCCTGACTCGATCATCCGCGCCAGGAATGCGGCGACAAACCTGATCGCCGACAGCCAGACCTTCGGCCTGGGCGCGCAGGCGCTGACATCTGCCGACTTCACACTCGATTTCTTTGCCGCCCTGCCGGGCAATGACACGACCCCCCTGCCGCCGGCGCCCAATCCGAATCCGCCCGCGCCCAGAAACGCGATCTACGCCCGCGTCACGCTGGAGCCGAAGACCGTGCCCTATACGTTCGGTGCCGCGCTGCAGGTGCTGACCGGTTCAGCACGGGTCGATCCCAACGTCGGTGCGACGGCAGTGGCCGGGTTCACCCAATATGCCTGCGACATCACGCCGATGATGTTCTGCATCCCCGGCCCGACCTTCGATGCTTCGGACCCCGCCACCATCGGCGACATGATCCGGCTGCGGTCCGGCGGTCAAGGTGCGGCCTGGGGGCCGGGCAATTTCGGTTTCCTCGAACCCTCGACGCTTGCGCTCGATTCCACAGGGAACTGTGCCGGGGCAGGCGGCACCGGGCCGATGCTGCGCTGCGTCCTTGGCGCCGTTGGCAGCATCACCCAGTGCTTCGCGCAGCGCGGGGTCGATACAGAACCGGGCCAGAAGGTCGGCATCACCAATGCGGCGCTGAACACCCGCTTCGACATGTGGACCGGCGCGATGAAGAACGAGATGAACAATCCTGTCTTCGCGCCGGCGCCGAATGTCATCAAGGGACTGGAAACGTCGGGCGGCAATTCGTGCAACTGGAACAACCCGCAACCGACCACCGACACGCTGGCCATTCCCCGGGACGATTGCTTCCCCGGCTGCGCCCCCTACGGTGACGGCACATGGTCAACCGGGCGGGCGGCCTATGTGACGAAGAACTACGGGGGCACCGACCCGCATCCGGGCGCAACGACGCGCTACGAATATTATCTGGCCGAGATCGCATCGGCAGGCGGAGCCGGCTCCAGCAGTTCCATCCTGACCGGCCTTTCGGAAACCGGCCGCCCGATGTGCTCGCCCAACCAGGCGCCCGACCCCGAGCGCCGCGTGATCATCGCGGCCGGGATCGACTGCGCGGCAAATCCGATCAGCGGAAGCGCGCAGGCTGTGCCGGTCCACCAGTTCGTCAAGATGTTCATCACGGAACCCGTCGTCGACAATGGCGGCTCGGTCTCGTCGCTCGACATCTACGCCGAGATCATCGGATCGGCCGGCGGGAATGGCGGCAGCGGCGGATCGGCGGGGATCATCCACGATGTCGTGC
- a CDS encoding ABC transporter substrate-binding protein, whose translation MIFGKIGISAILVLIFAASTAAADESCAAGKTLKDGVLTIATGNPAYFPWVIDNDPVSGKGFEAAVAYEIAARMGFDRDHVEWTSTTFDQAIQPGPKEFDFNLQQYSITEERDQTIDFSAPYYAAAQAVLVRQPTVDGGATPTLASLKALKWGLAAGTTAPALVQELVAPDSAPLLYDETADTAEALKAGQIDATMMDLPTALFTAAVLLDDGVVLGQFPKGAEAPDSFGLVFEEGNPLRDCANEAIAAMTEDGKLAAIEAEWLQEATGVPVIE comes from the coding sequence ATGATATTCGGCAAGATCGGGATTTCGGCAATTCTTGTGTTGATCTTTGCGGCTTCCACGGCCGCAGCCGACGAAAGCTGCGCGGCGGGCAAGACGCTGAAAGACGGCGTTTTGACGATCGCCACCGGCAATCCGGCTTATTTCCCCTGGGTGATCGACAACGACCCAGTCAGCGGCAAGGGATTCGAGGCCGCCGTCGCCTACGAGATCGCCGCACGGATGGGGTTCGACCGCGACCATGTGGAATGGACCTCGACCACCTTCGATCAGGCGATCCAGCCGGGCCCGAAGGAGTTCGACTTCAACCTCCAGCAATATTCGATCACCGAAGAGCGCGATCAGACCATCGACTTCTCCGCCCCCTACTACGCGGCGGCGCAGGCGGTTCTCGTGCGGCAGCCCACGGTCGACGGCGGCGCGACGCCGACTCTCGCCTCTCTGAAGGCGTTGAAATGGGGGCTCGCCGCCGGAACGACCGCGCCGGCTTTGGTGCAGGAATTGGTCGCGCCGGACAGCGCGCCGCTCCTGTACGATGAGACGGCCGATACGGCCGAGGCGCTGAAGGCCGGCCAGATCGACGCAACGATGATGGACCTGCCGACCGCGCTTTTTACCGCCGCCGTTCTGCTCGACGACGGTGTGGTGCTTGGCCAGTTCCCGAAGGGGGCGGAGGCGCCGGATTCCTTCGGCCTCGTCTTCGAAGAGGGCAACCCCCTGCGCGACTGCGCCAACGAGGCGATCGCCGCGATGACGGAGGACGGCAAGCTGGCCGCGATCGAGGCCGAGTGGCTACAGGAGGCGACGGGCGTTCCGGTCATCGAGTGA
- a CDS encoding Flp family type IVb pilin, with amino-acid sequence MRATLMKKLRSFRHNDEGVTLVEYGVALVLAVTVGVGALSGLGTTVEGQMDSACSAMTGGTVAVCP; translated from the coding sequence ATGCGCGCAACTCTGATGAAGAAGCTCCGTTCCTTCCGTCACAACGACGAAGGCGTCACACTGGTGGAATATGGCGTCGCCCTTGTGCTGGCCGTCACCGTCGGCGTCGGCGCTCTCTCCGGCCTCGGCACGACCGTCGAGGGCCAGATGGACAGCGCTTGTTCCGCGATGACTGGCGGCACCGTCGCTGTCTGCCCGTAA
- a CDS encoding D-lyxose/D-mannose family sugar isomerase: protein MKRSEINAILSEADAFIRSFGYALPPFAYWSPEEMRAAIANGSDHAARGLGWDITDYGQGRFDELGLFLFTVRNGDAADLSSGRGMLYAEKIMISRRDQLSPMHRHNIKAEDIINRGGGTLVLELFAPDGDGGIDPASGVEVPVDGTLRRLSAGGLLKLAPGESVTLMPGIWHAFWAEGADVLIGEVSTVNDDRTDNVFREKIGRFPSVEEDVAPLHLLVSDYS, encoded by the coding sequence ATGAAACGATCCGAGATCAACGCCATCCTGAGCGAGGCCGATGCCTTCATCCGCTCTTTCGGATATGCCCTGCCGCCCTTCGCCTACTGGTCGCCCGAGGAGATGCGGGCGGCGATCGCGAACGGCAGCGATCATGCCGCGCGCGGGCTCGGCTGGGATATCACCGACTACGGGCAAGGGCGGTTCGATGAACTCGGTCTCTTTCTCTTCACGGTCCGCAACGGCGATGCCGCAGACCTCTCCAGTGGGCGGGGGATGCTCTATGCCGAGAAGATCATGATCTCCCGCCGCGATCAGCTGAGCCCGATGCACCGCCACAACATCAAGGCCGAGGACATCATCAACCGGGGTGGCGGAACGCTGGTTCTGGAACTCTTCGCGCCGGATGGCGACGGCGGAATCGACCCGGCCTCCGGGGTCGAGGTGCCGGTCGACGGCACGCTCCGCCGCCTGTCCGCAGGCGGACTCCTGAAGCTCGCGCCGGGAGAATCGGTGACGCTGATGCCGGGTATCTGGCATGCGTTTTGGGCCGAGGGCGCCGACGTGCTGATCGGCGAGGTCTCGACCGTCAACGACGACCGCACCGACAACGTCTTCCGCGAGAAGATCGGCCGCTTTCCGTCGGTGGAAGAGGACGTGGCCCCGCTTCACCTTCTCGTCTCGGACTATTCCTGA
- the cpaB gene encoding Flp pilus assembly protein CpaB, translating into MGARSILVAMLGVAVAGGSAFGAREYLDRSRAVAATDPEAALVSVIVAGRDIPFGQAIQPQMLQVMSWPRTALPPGAITELDTLVPAPGMPPRRATREMAQGELILASKVSAFGEKVTIVQSLGENSRAMAIKVDAETAVGGFVTPGDSVDIVLTQGGGETLRAITILQNIRVIGVDQDANRNNDQPGVAKTVTVEVTPEQSQTLALAQKAGTLSLSLRSLENAADAPLDSIRLTDILREKSPVAEPTQSKPTIRVRRANTVETVEVE; encoded by the coding sequence GTGGGAGCCCGTTCCATCCTCGTCGCCATGCTCGGTGTCGCCGTAGCCGGAGGATCGGCTTTCGGCGCCCGGGAATATCTCGACCGCAGCCGCGCCGTCGCCGCGACCGATCCCGAGGCGGCGCTCGTCTCGGTCATCGTCGCCGGGCGCGACATCCCCTTCGGACAGGCGATCCAGCCCCAGATGCTGCAGGTCATGTCCTGGCCCCGTACGGCCCTGCCGCCGGGTGCCATCACCGAACTCGACACCCTCGTCCCCGCCCCCGGCATGCCGCCGCGCCGCGCCACGCGCGAGATGGCGCAGGGCGAGCTGATCCTCGCTTCCAAGGTCTCGGCCTTCGGAGAAAAGGTGACGATCGTCCAAAGCCTCGGCGAGAATTCGCGCGCGATGGCGATCAAGGTCGATGCGGAAACCGCCGTCGGCGGTTTCGTCACCCCCGGCGACAGTGTCGACATTGTTCTGACCCAGGGCGGCGGCGAAACGCTGCGCGCCATCACGATCCTGCAAAACATCCGCGTCATCGGCGTCGATCAGGATGCGAACCGCAACAACGACCAGCCCGGCGTGGCCAAGACCGTCACCGTCGAGGTGACCCCGGAACAAAGCCAGACGCTGGCGCTGGCCCAGAAGGCCGGCACGCTCAGCCTGTCGCTGCGGTCACTTGAAAATGCGGCCGACGCGCCGCTCGATTCGATCCGCCTGACCGACATCCTGCGCGAAAAGTCGCCGGTCGCGGAACCGACCCAATCCAAGCCCACGATCCGGGTCCGCCGTGCCAACACGGTCGAGACCGTGGAAGTCGAGTGA